ACTGGCTGAGTCAGTGTGCATGACAGTACAGACGCTGCTGGGCGACCCGGCTCCACCCCTGTCAGGGCTCATGGTGCCATGTCAGAGGTTcgaggggagggagggcaggcgGGGCTGGGGTGTGAGGCCAGGCGTCACCACTGTTGTGTCTCCCCCACAGTGCCCTGGAGTCCATCCAGAGTGCCCGTGCTGCCCAAGCCCCGTACTGGAAGAGCCTGCAGCTGCAAGGTCAGTGTGGCCAGGTGCTAGGCTGCAGGATCCCACCTCAGGCTCCGTGCAGTGGCTATGACTCTGAACTGTCCCTAGATGTGACCCCTGTGCCGACGAGCCCCAGCACCCACTCCCCAGAGGGGAGGCCtccacctctgctgcctggggGTCCCATGTGTAAGGCAGCTGTACCTGCACCTGCACCGAGCTCCCTCCTGGACCAGCCGTGCCTCTGCCCTGCACCCTCTGTCCGCACCACTGTTGCCCTGACAGCGccagatatcacactggtcctgCCCCCTGATGTCATCCAACAGGAAGGGTCAGCCCTGAGGGAGGAGACAGAAGCCTGGGCCAGGTGGGCAGGGCTGGCCTGGGGAGGATGGGGCCGCATCTAcacctgtgcgtgtgtgtgcctgACGTGTAGTCACTACGTGTCTGTGTGTCCCTCTGGTCTGTCCACCACAGGCCACACGAGTCCCTGGCCCGGGAGGAGGCCCTCACTGCACTTGGGAAGCTCCTGTACCTCTTAGATGGGATGCTGGATGGGCAGGTGGGAGCACCTGTGAGGGGTTGGGGGTGCTGTGGACCTAGGGGCAGGGACCAGGACCTGCCAACGAGATGTGGCCTGTCCAGAGGAGGGCTGGGTGGTGCAGAACCACATGGATGTGAACGTTGCCTTGTGCCAAGAATGGTTCCCAGAACAGCCCCAGGGATGGGGATCACTAGCGTGTCTGACCTCTGACCTCAGCTTCGTCAGTTAAATGCTCTTTGGCAGAGAGGTGAAGGgggtgatttaaagtatacatttagGCAtgagcaatggctcatgcctgtaataacagcagtttggggggccaaggtgggaggaatgtttgagctcaggagttcaagaccagcctagagaacatacagagaccctgtctccacaaaaaataaaaaagtcagccaagtgtggtggcatgtgcctgtagttcaggtacttaggaggctgaggcaggaggatcacttaagcccagtagtttgagactgcGGTGAGCTATAATTGCGCCACGGCACGCCAGCCTGGGTACAGAACAAgtccctgtctctcaaaaaaaaaaaaaaaaaaaaaaaaagaaagaaaaaaaattacagacgTAAGCATCTTATTTACAGAAGCGGAGTAATTGACCTGAGTGTAAGAAGTGTGGCTGGCAGTAGCCACAGAGATACACCGAATGCAGGGAACCGTGGATCTGTTTACCTGGCTCGGGAGTTGGCTGCTGCCTCGTCCTCCACTGTTTATTCATCCCACAGGTGAACAGTGGCATCGCAGccactccagcctctgctgcAGCAGCCACCCTGGATGTGGCTATTCAGAGAGGCCTGTCCCACGGAGCGCAGAGGTAAGCTTCACTTGACCATCCGGAGCCTCTGAGGGCAGGACCTGTGGGCACCCCTATCCTGGCTGGCCAAGCAGAGAGAGCTCTGGGAATGGACTCTGGACAACAGGAACACCTGTCCTGAGGCCAGCTCTTCCTCCAGGCTGCTGTGTGTGGCCCTGGGACAGCTGGACCGGCCTCCAGACCTCGCCCATGACGGGTAGGACTCTCACGTCTTGCATCTGTCCAGCCATGGATGTGAATGGGCATGCGACGGATGTGTGCCTGGGCCCCAGGGTGATGGGTGGGTGGGGCACTTGGTACTGAATGGAGCCTTCCTCAGCTGGGGTTTGGGAGAAGGGCTGCTACAGGCAATGCCAGGTGGGTCTCCAGCACAGAGGCTCAGCAGTCACAGCACCCCTGCCCATGGCCCTGTGAAtgctcttccacctctgcctctgtggtctgGGCTCAGGAGGGTGAGCAGGGCCTTACACTTATGCACATGTGTCCTGGAAGGAGGACTCTGTGGCTGAACATCGGGGGCAAGGAGGCAGCCGCCCTATCCATGTTCCATGTCTCCACGCCACTGCCAGTGGTGAGTGACCACGCCACGCGGCAAGGCAGGTGCTGGGGAGCCCATGGATGTGTGCCGCTGCTGCTTGCTGGCATGTCATGATAGCAGGCCTCTGGTCCTTCCTGTCTCCCTGCTCCTGCTCCAGGGGCCCTGAGACTGAGAGGTTGGGGGGCCAGAGCCAGCAGGTGTCTGTAGATGAGGAGCTGGGCTCTGCTGTCCCCACAGATGACTGGTGGCTTCCTGAGCTGCATCTTGGGCTTGGTGCTGCCCCTGGCCTATGGCTTCCAGCCTGACCTGGTGCTAGTGGCACTAGGGCCTGGCCATGGCCTGCAGGGCCCCCACGCTGCACTCCTGGCTGCCATGCTTCGGGGGCTGGCAGGGGGCCGAGTCCTGGCCCTCCTGGAGGAGGTAAGCTGGGCAGGGTGGAGGTGCTGTGGGGTGGGATGAGGGGAAGGACCAATGACTGCTTCCGTCTTCGCCCCTGGCCCAGGACTCCACACCCCAGCTAGCAGGGATCCTGGCCCGGGTGCTGCGTGGAGAGGCACCTCCTAGCCTAGGCCCTTCCTCTGTGGCCTCCCCGGAGGACGTCCAGGCTCTGATGTACCTGAGAGGGCAGCTGGAGCCTCAGTGGAAGATGCTGCAGGTGAGGCTGATTGCGGAGGCATGGCTCTGCCCTGGGGCCCGGCTCTGCCGCAGAGGTcggtggggagggcagggcaagTGAGTGCTGAGAACCAGCTCCAGTGCAGGAGGCCAGCTGCGCGCCTCCTCCAGGCTCCTCCTCCTGTAGTGCCGTCCTCACCTGGTGGCTTGAAAtcggccaaggtgggagcatttATGCCGCAGAAATGACACCGCACGCCAGCGCCTCGCTGTCGCGATCCGGACCCCAAGCCCGCGGCTCCCACGACTCCGGAGCACGGAACCCCGCCCACTCCCACCCCCGTCCCCTCCCACCCGTGCTTCCCCCGCTCCACCCCTCACTTCGCCTCGCCCCGCCCCACCCATCGCGCCCTGGCCCGTCCCATCCGAGCCCATGCAACCCACCCTCGGTCCCGTTCCGGCCCCTGCGCCCCGCTGCCCTTCCCTCCCCGCCCTTGCGCCGTGAGTAAACATGGGTCAAACGAAACCCTGGTTCTGCCTCCTTTACTGAACACGCTGGCCTCGATCTCTCAACCGCGGTGCGGGACTCAGGCCGGAAGTGCGCCGCGGCCCGGGTCTCACTTTCACGCGCAGCCGGCGTTCCCGTGACGTATTTCCGGCGCGCCCGCCCTAGCGCTCTTCACGCTCGCGCTGCTGTGACGCGACGGAGGCGGCGGGAGCGGGAGCAGTGGGCTTTTTCCACAGGTGACGCCTGGAGAACGGGTGGACGTGCAGGCCGGGACCCACCCGGCTGCGCCCCCAGACTCTCCGCTGCCCACGAGTCTCGGAGTGGCACCCTCTCCTGGTCGTCTCCTCTCGTGGGGCCCGAAGAACGGGGCAAAGCCGAGTTCGTGCGCTGTACTGCGCGGGCGCGCGTTTCGTTCTTCGGGTTTGCCATGGTTCTGTGACTCCCTAAAGGTTGAGGGCTACTGAATTGGAAGAAACGCCGAGCTGGCTTCTGGGGGGCTGCCGGGCGCCGGGCAGCGTGTTTACTCTGAGTAGAGCAACCGCAAAACCTCCTTTAAAAAATACCCGTTCTGAGCTGCGGCGTTGGAGAGGCCGCCTGTCATTCAGCCCCTTCAGACCCTCTCTCACTCCGTCTTCCGGAGCGTGAGTGAAGCCCGGGTGAGGTGTTTTCCCACACGCCGGGGGCCCGGAGCTGGGAAGGGGCATGGCCAGCATCACGCAGCTGTTCGACGACCTGTGTGAGGCTCTCCTGCCGGCTGCCAAGACTCACCTGGGCCAGCGCAGTGTGAACCGGAAGAGGGCAAAGCGGAGCCTCAAGAAGGTGGCCTACAATGCGCTTTTCACAAATCTTTTTCAAGATGAGACTCAACAGCTGCAGCCTGACATGTCAAAACTACCAGCGAGAAACAAGATCCTCATGTTGTCCTTTGACTTGAGAGTGGGTGGCCTGGGCCCCGAGGCCGACCGTCTGGAGGAGCTTGTGGAGGAGCTTGAAGCAGCCCCTTGCTGTCCGcttttggaggtggggtctgttTTGGACCTCCTGGTTCAGCTGGCAGGGAGTGGTCCCCCTCAACTTCTGCCGAGAAATCGAGACTACTTCCTTAACAACAAGCACGTGGGGAGAAACGTTCCCTATAGCGGCTATGATTGCGACCACCTGAGTGTGTTTGAGACGGACGTTCAGTCTCTGATCTCTAGAGAAGAGTGTTTGTGTCACAGCATGATCCAGGAAACACTTCAGGTTATGGAGGCTGCTCCAGGCACCGGCCTGCCCACCGTCGGGCTCTTCTCATTTGGTGACTCTTGTGGTGACAGGTTTGAGAGAGACACCCGGGTCTCGCTCTTCGGGGCCCTTGTGCACAGCCGCACTGACGACATGGACGTCCGACTGGGCCTGCCCCCCGTGCCAGACAATGCAgacctctctgggctggccattAAGGTAGAATGTTTGGTTTTTTCCTCTTTCACCTTTCTTGGGGTTTGGAAAATGCTTTctgtgcctttcttttttttttttttttttttggagacagggtctcactctgtcactcaggctggagtgcagtggcgtgatcttggctcactgcaacctccacctcctgggctcaagcaattctcgtacctcagcctcccaagtagctggaattacagtcacctgcctccacgcctggctaattttttttttttggagatggagtctctctctgttgcccaggctggagtgcagtggtgcgatctcggctcactgtaacctccacctcccggggtcaagtggttctcctccctcagcctcttgcatagctgggattacaggcgtgagccaccatgcccaactaatttttgtatttttagtagagacggggtttcaccatgttggccaggctcgtctccaactcctgacctcagttgatccacccacctcggcctcccaaagtgctggaattaaggtcactgcgcctggcccagtgaCCTTCCTTTTATCATGGTGAAAGGGGGGATAGTCTGGTGGCTGCATTGTGGGGTGGGGCTACTGGAGTGGACTTACTGGCGGCCACCCTGCTCTGCAAGGACAGTGCTGCCCACCTGCCGGCCAAAGCAACGTGCTGCTTTTCATCTTTACCTAACGGGGCATGTCATTAAGCCTCCTCTGCCTTCTAGAGCTgccatttaaatttaagttaattaaaacaaaataaaaaattcagttcctcagccccacaagccacatttcaagtgctcagtagccacacgTGGCAAAAGTGTTCACGTTTTGTGATACGTGCAATTGGAT
This is a stretch of genomic DNA from Papio anubis isolate 15944 chromosome 16, Panubis1.0, whole genome shotgun sequence. It encodes these proteins:
- the HDAC10 gene encoding polyamine deacetylase HDAC10 isoform X6, which encodes MGTALVYHEDMTATRLLWDDPECEIERPERLTAALDRLRQRGLEQRCLRLSAREASKEELGLVHSPEYVSLVRKTQVLGEEELQALSGQFDAIYFHPSTFHCARLAAGAGLQLVDAVLTGAVQNGLALVRPPGHHSQRAAANGFCVFNNVAIAAAYAKQKHGLHRILIVDWDVHHGQGIQYLFEDDPSVLYFSWHRYEHGRFWPFLRESDADAVGRGQGLGFTVNLPWNQFDPELVLVSAGFDSAIGDPEGQMQATPECFAHLTHLLQVLAGGRVCAMLEGGYHLESLAESVCMTVQTLLGDPAPPLSGLMVPCQSALESIQSARAAQAPYWKSLQLQGQCGQVLGCRIPPQAPCSGYDSELSLDVTPVPTSPSTHSPEGRPPPLLPGGPMCKAAVPAPAPSSLLDQPCLCPAPSVRTTVALTAPDITLVLPPDVIQQEGSALREETEAWARPHESLAREEALTALGKLLYLLDGMLDGQVNSGIAATPASAAAATLDVAIQRGLSHGAQRLLCVALGQLDRPPDLAHDGRTLWLNIGGKEAAALSMFHVSTPLPVMTGGFLSCILGLVLPLAYGFQPDLVLVALGPGHGLQGPHAALLAAMLRGLAGGRVLALLEEDSTPQLAGILARVLRGEAPPSLGPSSVASPEDVQALMYLRGQLEPQWKMLQVRLIAEAWLCPGARLCRRGRWGGQGK
- the HDAC10 gene encoding polyamine deacetylase HDAC10 isoform X1 — its product is MGTALVYHEDMTATRLLWDDPECEIERPERLTAALDRLRQRGLEQRCLRLSAREASKEELGLVHSPEYVSLVRKTQVLGEEELQALSGQFDAIYFHPSTFHCARLAAGAGLQLVDAVLTGAVQNGLALVRPPGHHSQRAAANGFCVFNNVAIAAAYAKQKHGLHRILIVDWDVHHGQGIQYLFEDDPSVLYFSWHRYEHGRFWPFLRESDADAVGRGQGLGFTVNLPWNQVGMGNADYVAAFLHLLLPLAFEFDPELVLVSAGFDSAIGDPEGQMQATPECFAHLTHLLQVLAGGRVCAMLEGGYHLESLAESVCMTVQTLLGDPAPPLSGLMVPCQSALESIQSARAAQAPYWKSLQLQGQCGQVLGCRIPPQAPCSGYDSELSLDVTPVPTSPSTHSPEGRPPPLLPGGPMCKAAVPAPAPSSLLDQPCLCPAPSVRTTVALTAPDITLVLPPDVIQQEGSALREETEAWARPHESLAREEALTALGKLLYLLDGMLDGQVNSGIAATPASAAAATLDVAIQRGLSHGAQRLLCVALGQLDRPPDLAHDGRTLWLNIGGKEAAALSMFHVSTPLPVMTGGFLSCILGLVLPLAYGFQPDLVLVALGPGHGLQGPHAALLAAMLRGLAGGRVLALLEEDSTPQLAGILARVLRGEAPPSLGPSSVASPEDVQALMYLRGQLEPQWKMLQVRLIAEAWLCPGARLCRRGRWGGQGK
- the HDAC10 gene encoding polyamine deacetylase HDAC10 isoform X9, with product MGTALVYHEDMTATRLLWDDPEYVSLVRKTQVLGEEELQALSGQFDAIYFHPSTFHCARLAAGAGLQLVDAVLTGAVQNGLALVRPPGHHSQRAAANGFCVFNNVAIAAAYAKQKHGLHRILIVDWDVHHGQGIQYLFEDDPSVLYFSWHRYEHGRFWPFLRESDADAVGRGQGLGFTVNLPWNQVGMGNADYVAAFLHLLLPLAFEFDPELVLVSAGFDSAIGDPEGQMQATPECFAHLTHLLQVLAGGRVCAMLEGGYHLESLAESVCMTVQTLLGDPAPPLSGLMVPCQSALESIQSARAAQAPYWKSLQLQGQCGQVLGCRIPPQAPCSGYDSELSLDVTPVPTSPSTHSPEGRPPPLLPGGPMCKAAVPAPAPSSLLDQPCLCPAPSVRTTVALTAPDITLVLPPDVIQQEGSALREETEAWARPHESLAREEALTALGKLLYLLDGMLDGQVNSGIAATPASAAAATLDVAIQRGLSHGAQRLLCVALGQLDRPPDLAHDGRTLWLNIGGKEAAALSMFHVSTPLPVMTGGFLSCILGLVLPLAYGFQPDLVLVALGPGHGLQGPHAALLAAMLRGLAGGRVLALLEEDSTPQLAGILARVLRGEAPPSLGPSSVASPEDVQALMYLRGQLEPQWKMLQVRLIAEAWLCPGARLCRRGRWGGQGK
- the HDAC10 gene encoding polyamine deacetylase HDAC10 isoform X8, with amino-acid sequence MGTALVYHEDMTATRLLWDDPECEIERPERLTAALDRLRQRGLEQRCLRLSAREASKEELGLVHSPEYVSLVRKTQVLGEEELQALSGQFDAIYFHPSTFHCARLAAGAGLQLVDAVLTGAVQNGLALVRPPGHHSQRAAANGFCVFNNVAIAAAYAKQKHGLHRILIVDWDVHHGQGIQYLFEDDPSVLYFSWHRYEHGRFWPFLRESDADAVGRGQGLGFTVNLPWNQVGMGNADYVAAFLHLLLPLAFEFDPELVLVSAGFDSAIGDPEGQMQATPECFAHLTHLLQVLAGGRVCAMLEGGYHLESLAESVCMTVQTLLGDPAPPLSGLMVPCQSALESIQSARAAQAPYWKSLQLQDVTPVPTSPSTHSPEGRPPPLLPGGPMCKAAVPAPAPSSLLDQPCLCPAPSVRTTVALTAPDITLVLPPDVIQQEGSALREETEAWARPHESLAREEALTALGKLLYLLDGMLDGQVNSGIAATPASAAAATLDVAIQRGLSHGAQRLLCVALGQLDRPPDLAHDGRTLWLNIGGKEAAALSMFHVSTPLPVMTGGFLSCILGLVLPLAYGFQPDLVLVALGPGHGLQGPHAALLAAMLRGLAGGRVLALLEEDSTPQLAGILARVLRGEAPPSLGPSSVASPEDVQALMYLRGQLEPQWKMLQCRPHLVA
- the HDAC10 gene encoding polyamine deacetylase HDAC10 isoform X11, which translates into the protein MGTALVYHEDMTATRLLWDDPECEIERPERLTAALDRLRQRGLEQRCLRLSAREASKEELGLVHSPEYVSLVRKTQVLGEEELQALSGQFDAIYFHPSTFHCARLAAGAGLQLVDAVLTGAVQNGLALVRPPGHHSQRAAANGFCVFNNVAIAAAYAKQKHGLHRILIVDWDVHHGQGIQYLFEDDPSSGCSLGCPARSGWEMLTTWLPSCTCCSHWPLSLTLSWCWSQQDLTQPSGTLRGKCRPRQSASPISHICCRCWPAAGSAPCWSALESIQSARAAQAPYWKSLQLQGQCGQVLGCRIPPQAPCSGYDSELSLDVTPVPTSPSTHSPEGRPPPLLPGGPMCKAAVPAPAPSSLLDQPCLCPAPSVRTTVALTAPDITLVLPPDVIQQEGSALREETEAWARPHESLAREEALTALGKLLYLLDGMLDGQVNSGIAATPASAAAATLDVAIQRGLSHGAQRLLCVALGQLDRPPDLAHDGRTLWLNIGGKEAAALSMFHVSTPLPVMTGGFLSCILGLVLPLAYGFQPDLVLVALGPGHGLQGPHAALLAAMLRGLAGGRVLALLEEDSTPQLAGILARVLRGEAPPSLGPSSVASPEDVQALMYLRGQLEPQWKMLQVRLIAEAWLCPGARLCRRGRWGGQGK
- the HDAC10 gene encoding polyamine deacetylase HDAC10 isoform X10; translated protein: MGTALVYHEDMTATRLLWDDPECEIERPERLTAALDRLRQRGLEQRCLRLSAREASKEELGLVHSPEYVSLVRKTQVLGEEELQALSGQFDAIYFHPSTFHCARLAAGAGLQLVDAVLTGAVQNGLALVRPPGHHSQRAAANGFCVFNNVAIAAAYAKQKHGLHRILIVDWDVHHGQGIQYLFEDDPSVLYFSWHRYEHGRFWPFLRESDADAVGRGQGLGFTVNLPWNQVGMGNADYVAAFLHLLLPLAFEFDPELVLVSAGFDSAIGDPEGQMQATPECFAHLTHLLQVLAGGRVCAMLEGGYHLESLAESVCMTVQTLLGDPAPPLSGLMVPCQSALESIQSARAAQAPYWKSLQLQGQCGQVLGCRIPPQAPCSGYDSELSLDVTPVPTSPSTHSPEGRPPPLLPGGPMCKAAVPAPAPSSLLDQPCLCPAPSVRTTVALTAPDITLVLPPDVIQQEGSALREETEAWARPHESLAREEALTALGKLLYLLDGMLDGQVNSGIAATPASAAAATLDVAIQRGLSHGAQRLLCVALGQLDRPPDLAHDGRTLWLNIGGKEAAALSMFHVSTPLPVDSTPQLAGILARVLRGEAPPSLGPSSVASPEDVQALMYLRGQLEPQWKMLQVRLIAEAWLCPGARLCRRGRWGGQGK
- the HDAC10 gene encoding polyamine deacetylase HDAC10 isoform X12, whose translation is MGTALVYHEDMTATRLLWDDPECEIERPERLTAALDRLRQRGLEQRCLRLSAREASKEELGLVHSPEYVSLVRKTQVLGEEELQALSGQFDAIYFHPSTFHCARLAAGAGLQLVDAVLTGAVQNGLALVRPPGHHSQRAAANGFCVFNNVAIAAAYAKQKHGLHRILIVDWDVHHGQGIQYLFEDDPSSGCSLGCPARSGWEMLTTWLPSCTCCSHWPLSLTLSWCWSQQDLTQPSGTLRGKCRPRQSASPISHICCRCWPAAGSAPCWSALESIQSARAAQAPYWKSLQLQDVTPVPTSPSTHSPEGRPPPLLPGGPMCKAAVPAPAPSSLLDQPCLCPAPSVRTTVALTAPDITLVLPPDVIQQEGSALREETEAWARPHESLAREEALTALGKLLYLLDGMLDGQVNSGIAATPASAAAATLDVAIQRGLSHGAQRLLCVALGQLDRPPDLAHDGRTLWLNIGGKEAAALSMFHVSTPLPVMTGGFLSCILGLVLPLAYGFQPDLVLVALGPGHGLQGPHAALLAAMLRGLAGGRVLALLEEDSTPQLAGILARVLRGEAPPSLGPSSVASPEDVQALMYLRGQLEPQWKMLQVRLIAEAWLCPGARLCRRGRWGGQGK
- the HDAC10 gene encoding polyamine deacetylase HDAC10 isoform X2, which translates into the protein MGTALVYHEDMTATRLLWDDPECEIERPERLTAALDRLRQRGLEQRCLRLSAREASKEELGLVHSPEYVSLVRKTQVLGEEELQALSGQFDAIYFHPSTFHCARLAAGAGLQLVDAVLTGAVQNGLALVRPPGHHSQRAAANGFCVFNNVAIAAAYAKQKHGLHRILIVDWDVHHGQGIQYLFEDDPSVLYFSWHRYEHGRFWPFLRESDADAVGRGQGLGFTVNLPWNQVGMGNADYVAAFLHLLLPLAFEFDPELVLVSAGFDSAIGDPEGQMQATPECFAHLTHLLQVLAGGRVCAMLEGGYHLESLAESVCMTVQTLLGDPAPPLSGLMVPCQSALESIQSARAAQAPYWKSLQLQGQCGQVLGCRIPPQAPCSGYDSELSLDVTPVPTSPSTHSPEGRPPPLLPGGPMCKAAVPAPAPSSLLDQPCLCPAPSVRTTVALTAPDITLVLPPDVIQQEGSALREETEAWARPHESLAREEALTALGKLLYLLDGMLDGQVNSGIAATPASAAAATLDVAIQRGLSHGAQRLLCVALGQLDRPPDLAHDGRTLWLNIGGKEAAALSMFHVSTPLPVMTGGFLSCILGLVLPLAYGFQPDLVLVALGPGHGLQGPHAALLAAMLRGLAGGRVLALLEEDSTPQLAGILARVLRGEAPPSLGPSSVASPEDVQALMYLRGQLEPQWKMLQAPPPVVPSSPGGLKSAKVGAFMPQK
- the HDAC10 gene encoding polyamine deacetylase HDAC10 isoform X3, translated to MGTALVYHEDMTATRLLWDDPECEIERPERLTAALDRLRQRGLEQRCLRLSAREASKEELGLVHSPEYVSLVRKTQVLGEEELQALSGQFDAIYFHPSTFHCARLAAGAGLQLVDAVLTGAVQNGLALVRPPGHHSQRAAANGFCVFNNVAIAAAYAKQKHGLHRILIVDWDVHHGQGIQYLFEDDPSVLYFSWHRYEHGRFWPFLRESDADAVGRGQGLGFTVNLPWNQVGMGNADYVAAFLHLLLPLAFEFDPELVLVSAGFDSAIGDPEGQMQATPECFAHLTHLLQGGYHLESLAESVCMTVQTLLGDPAPPLSGLMVPCQSALESIQSARAAQAPYWKSLQLQGQCGQVLGCRIPPQAPCSGYDSELSLDVTPVPTSPSTHSPEGRPPPLLPGGPMCKAAVPAPAPSSLLDQPCLCPAPSVRTTVALTAPDITLVLPPDVIQQEGSALREETEAWARPHESLAREEALTALGKLLYLLDGMLDGQVNSGIAATPASAAAATLDVAIQRGLSHGAQRLLCVALGQLDRPPDLAHDGRTLWLNIGGKEAAALSMFHVSTPLPVMTGGFLSCILGLVLPLAYGFQPDLVLVALGPGHGLQGPHAALLAAMLRGLAGGRVLALLEEDSTPQLAGILARVLRGEAPPSLGPSSVASPEDVQALMYLRGQLEPQWKMLQVRLIAEAWLCPGARLCRRGRWGGQGK
- the HDAC10 gene encoding polyamine deacetylase HDAC10 isoform X4, whose product is MGTALVYHEDMTATRLLWDDPECEIERPERLTAALDRLRQRGLEQRCLRLSAREASKEELGLVHSPEYVSLVRKTQVLGEEELQALSGQFDAIYFHPSTFHCARLAAGAGLQLVDAVLTGAVQNGLALVRPPGHHSQRAAANGFCVFNNVAIAAAYAKQKHGLHRILIVDWDVHHGQGIQYLFEDDPSVLYFSWHRYEHGRFWPFLRESDADAVGRGQGLGFTVNLPWNQVGMGNADYVAAFLHLLLPLAFEFDPELVLVSAGFDSAIGDPEGQMQATPECFAHLTHLLQVLAGGRVCAMLEGGYHLESLAESVCMTVQTLLGDPAPPLSGLMVPCQSALESIQSARAAQAPYWKSLQLQGQCGQVLGCRIPPQAPCSGYDSELSLDVTPVPTSPSTHSPEGRPPPLLPGGPMCKAAVPAPAPSSLLDQPCLCPAPSVRTTVALTAPDITLVLPPDVIQQEGSALREETEAWARPHESLAREEALTALGKLLYLLDGMLDGQVNSGIAATPASAAAATLDVAIQRGLSHGAQRLLCVALGQLDRPPDLAHDGRTLWLNIGGKEAAALSMFHVSTPLPVMTGGFLSCILGLVLPLAYGFQPDLVLVALGPGHGLQGPHAALLAAMLRGLAGGRVLALLEEDSTPQLAGILARVLRGEAPPSLGPSSVASPEDVQALMYLRGQLEPQWKMLQVGAFMPQK
- the HDAC10 gene encoding polyamine deacetylase HDAC10 isoform X5; this encodes MGTALVYHEDMTATRLLWDDPECEIERPERLTAALDRLRQRGLEQRCLRLSAREASKEELGLVHSPEYVSLVRKTQVLGEEELQALSGQFDAIYFHPSTFHCARLAAGAGLQLVDAVLTGAVQNGLALVRPPGHHSQRAAANGFCVFNNVAIAAAYAKQKHGLHRILIVDWDVHHGQGIQYLFEDDPSVLYFSWHRYEHGRFWPFLRESDADAVGRGQGLGFTVNLPWNQVGMGNADYVAAFLHLLLPLAFEFDPELVLVSAGFDSAIGDPEGQMQATPECFAHLTHLLQVLAGGRVCAMLEGGYHLESLAESVCMTVQTLLGDPAPPLSGLMVPCQSALESIQSARAAQAPYWKSLQLQGQCGQVLGCRIPPQAPCSGYDSELSLDVTPVPTSPSTHSPEGRPPPLLPGGPMCKAAVPAPAPSSLLDQPCLCPAPSVRTTVALTAPDITLVLPPDVIQQEGSALREETEAWARPHESLAREEALTALGKLLYLLDGMLDGQVNSGIAATPASAAAATLDVAIQRGLSHGAQRLLCVALGQLDRPPDLAHDGRTLWLNIGGKEAAALSMFHVSTPLPVMTGGFLSCILGLVLPLAYGFQPDLVLVALGPGHGLQGPHAALLAAMLRGLAGGRVLALLEEDSTPQLAGILARVLRGEAPPSLGPSSVASPEDVQALMYLRGQLEPQWKMLQCRPHLVA
- the HDAC10 gene encoding polyamine deacetylase HDAC10 isoform X7; translation: MGTALVYHEDMTATRLLWDDPECEIERPERLTAALDRLRQRGLEQRCLRLSAREASKEELGLVHSPEYVSLVRKTQVLGEEELQALSGQFDAIYFHPSTFHCARLAAGAGLQLVDAVLTGAVQNGLALVRPPGHHSQRAAANGFCVFNNVAIAAAYAKQKHGLHRILIVDWDVHHGQGIQYLFEDDPSVLYFSWHRYEHGRFWPFLRESDADAVGRGQGLGFTVNLPWNQVGMGNADYVAAFLHLLLPLAFEFDPELVLVSAGFDSAIGDPEGQMQATPECFAHLTHLLQVLAGGRVCAMLEGGYHLESLAESVCMTVQTLLGDPAPPLSGLMVPCQSALESIQSARAAQAPYWKSLQLQDVTPVPTSPSTHSPEGRPPPLLPGGPMCKAAVPAPAPSSLLDQPCLCPAPSVRTTVALTAPDITLVLPPDVIQQEGSALREETEAWARPHESLAREEALTALGKLLYLLDGMLDGQVNSGIAATPASAAAATLDVAIQRGLSHGAQRLLCVALGQLDRPPDLAHDGRTLWLNIGGKEAAALSMFHVSTPLPVMTGGFLSCILGLVLPLAYGFQPDLVLVALGPGHGLQGPHAALLAAMLRGLAGGRVLALLEEDSTPQLAGILARVLRGEAPPSLGPSSVASPEDVQALMYLRGQLEPQWKMLQVRLIAEAWLCPGARLCRRGRWGGQGK